A window of the Euzebya pacifica genome harbors these coding sequences:
- the fni gene encoding type 2 isopentenyl-diphosphate Delta-isomerase codes for MAADHVHRAGPGPQPQGPAAGPGLALSEQADASARRKADHLRVVLDGDVAHVGLTTGLEGVRLAARALPGHDLDTVDLSVRAFGTTLGAPVLISCMTGGTGDAGPVNAALAAAAQHHRVALGLGSGRVLLQGGDPASFEVRDIAPDVPLLANLGAVQLAEVGLDGCHELVERTRADALVLHLNAVQEAVQPEGDTGFGDVLGRIADVVAGLGVPVVAKEVGFGMAADDVRALVDTGVAAIDVAGAGGTNWARVEGHRDTDAGAIAAAFVDWGWSTHDSLVAAMGVLGDAPADRRPLLIASGGLAHGVDAVKCLCLGADLVGFGRRLIAAGAEGPERATSALGTLVQQMRIAVWGIGATRPSDLGTAHLA; via the coding sequence GTGGCAGCGGATCATGTTCATCGAGCTGGACCAGGCCCGCAACCGCAAGGTCCAGCTGCAGGTCCAGGGCTGGCGCTGAGCGAACAGGCGGACGCGTCCGCCCGTCGCAAGGCCGACCACCTGCGGGTGGTCCTCGACGGTGACGTCGCACACGTCGGCCTGACCACCGGGCTCGAAGGGGTCCGGCTGGCGGCCAGGGCACTTCCCGGCCACGACCTCGACACCGTCGACCTGTCGGTCCGGGCGTTCGGCACGACGCTGGGGGCTCCGGTCCTGATCAGCTGCATGACCGGTGGGACCGGTGATGCCGGCCCCGTCAACGCCGCGCTGGCGGCTGCCGCACAGCATCACCGGGTGGCCCTCGGCCTCGGGTCGGGGCGGGTGCTGCTGCAGGGCGGCGACCCCGCGTCCTTCGAGGTCCGCGACATCGCACCGGACGTGCCCCTGCTGGCCAACCTCGGTGCGGTCCAGCTGGCCGAGGTCGGCCTCGACGGCTGTCACGAGCTGGTGGAGCGGACCCGGGCCGACGCGCTGGTGCTGCACCTCAACGCCGTGCAGGAGGCCGTGCAGCCCGAGGGCGACACCGGTTTCGGGGACGTGCTGGGCCGCATCGCCGACGTGGTCGCGGGCCTCGGGGTTCCCGTCGTGGCCAAGGAGGTCGGGTTCGGCATGGCCGCCGACGACGTCCGAGCGCTGGTCGACACCGGGGTCGCCGCCATCGACGTCGCCGGCGCAGGCGGGACGAACTGGGCGCGGGTCGAGGGCCACCGCGACACCGACGCCGGGGCGATCGCCGCCGCGTTCGTGGACTGGGGCTGGTCCACGCACGACAGCTTGGTGGCCGCCATGGGGGTCCTGGGGGACGCACCGGCCGATCGACGCCCCCTCCTCATCGCCTCGGGCGGGCTGGCCCACGGGGTGGACGCCGTCAAGTGCCTGTGTCTCGGTGCCGACCTCGTCGGCTTCGGTCGCCGGCTGATCGCCGCCGGAGCCGAGGGCCCCGAACGGGCGACCTCGGCGCTGGGAACGCTGGTGCAGCAGATGCGCATCGCCGTGTGGGGCATCGGCGCGACCCGCCCGAGCGACCTGGGCACCGCCCACCTGGCATGA
- a CDS encoding secondary thiamine-phosphate synthase enzyme YjbQ produces the protein MTPSSPESMETLNGVAELNGNGRPKEKLNGLPPQVLVEAPRAARREASITELSGLQPVVARRAIHIATERLFHVTDVTEDCQELVAESGVKEGMLSVFSQHTTCAIKINERETCFLEDLRLFMEALVPQEAYYRHDDFEIRDHATLAGTVEEEPINGHAHIKQMLLGSASESVPVADGTLRLGTWQRIMFIELDQARNRKVQLQVQGWR, from the coding sequence GTGACCCCCTCAAGCCCAGAGTCAATGGAGACGCTGAACGGTGTTGCCGAGCTGAACGGCAACGGCCGCCCCAAGGAGAAGCTCAACGGGCTTCCCCCGCAGGTGCTGGTCGAGGCGCCCCGCGCTGCCCGTCGTGAAGCGAGCATCACCGAGCTGTCCGGCCTGCAGCCGGTCGTGGCCCGGCGTGCGATCCACATCGCCACCGAGCGGCTGTTCCACGTCACCGACGTGACGGAGGACTGCCAGGAGCTCGTCGCCGAGAGCGGGGTGAAGGAGGGCATGCTGTCGGTCTTCTCCCAGCACACGACGTGCGCGATCAAGATCAACGAGCGCGAGACGTGTTTCCTGGAGGACCTGCGGCTGTTCATGGAGGCGCTGGTGCCGCAGGAGGCCTACTACCGCCACGACGACTTCGAGATCCGCGACCACGCGACACTGGCGGGCACCGTGGAGGAGGAGCCGATCAACGGCCACGCCCACATCAAGCAGATGCTGCTGGGCAGCGCGTCGGAGTCGGTGCCGGTCGCCGACGGGACGCTGCGCCTGGGCACGTGGCAGCGGATCATGTTCATCGAGCTGGACCAGGCCCGCAACCGCAAGGTCCAGCTGCAGGTCCAGGGCTGGCGCTGA
- a CDS encoding phytoene/squalene synthase family protein, which yields MDLTASYEVCRRINAAHGRTYYTATRLLPAASRPHVHAIYAFARYADDLVDHLALDWDAEQRRAALEGWAAEFLADLERGDSEDPVCKATIHTVRTLGIDHGDLDAFLRSMAMDLTVTRYETYEDLLAYMHGSAAVIGSMMLPVLQPLTPAAREPAMTLGVAFQLTNFLRDVAEDLQRGRIYLPMEDLDRFGVTEEMMQARRVTPEIRHLLTFEIARTRRLYESARAGWGMLPSASARCVRTAHTLYERILDRIEAADHQVFDVRAVVPAWQKLGVAVRQMATPVPAPPPALPTTSTLDGRVPVIADRPRGQTTAGVRSSDVRPRPEPK from the coding sequence ATCGACCTCACCGCCTCCTACGAGGTGTGCCGGCGCATCAACGCCGCCCACGGCCGGACCTACTACACCGCCACCCGGCTGCTGCCCGCGGCCAGCCGCCCGCACGTCCACGCCATCTACGCCTTCGCGCGGTACGCCGACGACCTGGTCGACCACCTCGCCCTGGACTGGGACGCCGAGCAGCGGCGAGCGGCCCTGGAGGGCTGGGCCGCGGAGTTCCTCGCCGACCTGGAACGGGGTGACTCCGAGGACCCCGTCTGCAAGGCGACCATCCACACGGTGCGAACCCTCGGCATCGACCACGGGGACCTCGACGCGTTCCTCCGGTCCATGGCCATGGACCTGACGGTGACCAGGTACGAGACCTACGAGGACCTGCTCGCCTACATGCACGGCTCGGCCGCGGTCATCGGGTCGATGATGCTGCCGGTGCTGCAACCGCTGACCCCCGCCGCGCGGGAGCCGGCCATGACGCTCGGCGTGGCGTTCCAGCTGACCAACTTCCTCCGAGACGTCGCCGAGGACCTCCAGCGTGGCCGGATCTACCTGCCCATGGAGGACCTCGACCGCTTCGGCGTGACCGAGGAGATGATGCAGGCGCGCCGTGTGACGCCGGAGATCCGCCATCTGCTGACCTTCGAGATCGCACGAACTCGGCGCCTGTACGAATCGGCTCGGGCCGGATGGGGCATGCTGCCGTCAGCAAGCGCCCGTTGTGTGCGGACCGCACACACGCTGTACGAGCGAATCCTCGATCGGATCGAAGCTGCGGATCATCAGGTGTTCGACGTTCGTGCCGTCGTCCCTGCCTGGCAGAAACTCGGGGTGGCGGTGCGCCAGATGGCCACACCTGTACCAGCGCCGCCCCCGGCGCTGCCGACGACCTCTACTCTTGATGGCCGGGTTCCGGTCATCGCTGACCGGCCACGTGGTCAAACCACGGCGGGCGTGCGATCATCGGACGTGCGACCGCGGCCGGAGCCCAAGTGA
- a CDS encoding phytoene desaturase family protein, whose amino-acid sequence MLRTHPADVVVVGAGLGGLATAIRVAADGHHVTLLERDPIPGGRAGQILDRGFTFDTGPSVMTMPALVADLYALHGERMQDHLTMERLDPAYRATFHDGSVVRIRGSVAAMTEEVRQLAGPAEADNFVRFAGHLKKLYEAEYETFIDANFDSPLDLARPDKMVNLIRLGGFRKVANLVGSFLTDWRLQRLFTFQSMYAGMSPYEALGIYAVIAYMDAIAGVYGVKGGIHAIAEGLADLASRHGVDIRYGAEVAEVTGAGKRANGVRLVDGTVHHADVVVLNPDLPIAYRDLLPPRATPARVKRLTFSPSCTVVHLGLDRKLLDAAHHNIHFAEDYQASFDDILAGRLQRDPSWFLSVPTHADPDMAPDGGEVAFVLVPSPNLNGDPINWTHQGQREVAATIERLEQAKYGPVGDSVVTSHVVTPQDWADMGMAAGTPFAASHHFRQTGPFRPANVAPKVESVVFVGSSTTPGVGVPMVLVSGRLAAERVAQQLERQP is encoded by the coding sequence ATGCTGCGGACGCACCCCGCCGACGTCGTGGTCGTCGGCGCTGGACTCGGGGGCCTGGCCACCGCCATCCGCGTTGCCGCAGACGGACACCACGTCACCCTGCTGGAACGCGACCCGATCCCGGGCGGCCGCGCCGGCCAGATCCTGGACCGGGGATTCACGTTCGACACGGGTCCGTCGGTCATGACGATGCCGGCGCTGGTCGCCGACCTGTACGCGCTCCACGGGGAACGCATGCAGGACCACCTGACCATGGAACGGCTGGACCCGGCGTATCGGGCCACGTTCCACGACGGCTCGGTCGTGCGCATCCGTGGCTCGGTGGCCGCGATGACCGAGGAGGTCCGCCAGCTCGCCGGTCCCGCGGAGGCCGACAACTTCGTTCGCTTCGCCGGCCACCTCAAGAAGCTGTACGAGGCGGAGTACGAGACCTTCATCGACGCCAACTTCGACAGCCCGCTGGATCTGGCACGGCCCGACAAGATGGTCAACCTCATCCGGCTCGGGGGCTTCCGCAAGGTCGCCAACCTCGTCGGGTCGTTCCTGACCGACTGGCGGCTCCAGCGGCTGTTCACCTTCCAGTCGATGTACGCCGGGATGAGCCCGTACGAGGCGCTCGGCATCTACGCCGTGATCGCCTACATGGACGCCATCGCTGGCGTGTACGGCGTCAAGGGCGGCATCCACGCGATCGCCGAGGGCCTGGCCGACCTTGCATCGCGCCACGGGGTGGACATCCGCTACGGCGCGGAGGTGGCCGAGGTCACCGGGGCGGGCAAGCGCGCCAACGGGGTGCGGCTGGTCGACGGCACCGTCCACCACGCCGACGTCGTCGTCCTCAACCCCGACCTGCCGATCGCCTATCGCGACCTGCTGCCACCCCGGGCCACTCCCGCACGCGTGAAGCGGCTGACGTTCTCACCGTCCTGCACCGTCGTGCACCTGGGCCTGGACCGCAAGCTCCTGGACGCCGCACATCACAACATCCACTTCGCCGAGGACTACCAGGCGTCCTTCGACGACATCCTCGCCGGGCGACTCCAGCGAGACCCCTCGTGGTTCCTGTCGGTTCCGACCCACGCCGACCCCGACATGGCCCCCGACGGCGGCGAGGTCGCCTTCGTGCTCGTGCCCAGCCCCAACCTCAACGGTGACCCGATCAACTGGACCCACCAGGGGCAACGCGAGGTCGCGGCCACGATCGAACGGCTCGAGCAGGCCAAGTACGGCCCCGTCGGTGACAGCGTCGTGACCAGCCACGTCGTCACCCCGCAGGACTGGGCCGACATGGGCATGGCGGCCGGTACCCCGTTCGCCGCCAGCCACCACTTCCGCCAGACCGGTCCCTTCCGGCCTGCCAACGTCGCCCCCAAGGTCGAGAGCGTCGTCTTCGTCGGGTCCTCCACCACGCCCGGCGTCGGGGTGCCGATGGTCCTGGTCAGCGGCCGGTTGGCCGCCGAACGCGTCGCCCAGCAGCTGGAGCGGCAACCGTGA
- a CDS encoding polyprenyl synthetase family protein, with the protein MTSSDTTDLLDPPPGGVLGGVAGRVDAVLERFLRARADELADLDPALEPVADAVTALVSAGGKRLRPAFVWWGYRAATGHTDPEVLKPAGAVELLHTFALIHDDIMDRSATRRGLPAVHTALRDHHIEAGLSGDPEWFGVGGGILAGDMVFVWADMLFEAARLEHRAMARARRVFGQLRAEVMAGQYLDLRLSGLPAASEADSLRVSLLKSGRYTVTRPLQMGAALGGTDPDLDRTLSTFGDAVGVAFQLRDDVLGLLGDPDTTGKGSLEDIREGKRTMLILHARDQATPAQREVLDRVVGNPDATRDDADAVRQIVVDTGAADHVEAHLTGLRADADRAVEHLSDPSRSALLELASVAVDRSA; encoded by the coding sequence ATGACCTCTTCCGACACCACCGATCTGCTCGACCCTCCTCCGGGAGGTGTGCTCGGCGGTGTTGCCGGCCGGGTCGACGCGGTCCTCGAACGGTTCCTGCGCGCTCGCGCGGACGAACTGGCTGATCTCGACCCCGCCCTCGAACCCGTCGCGGATGCGGTCACCGCGCTGGTGTCGGCTGGTGGCAAGCGGCTGCGTCCTGCCTTCGTGTGGTGGGGCTACCGGGCCGCGACGGGACACACCGACCCCGAGGTGCTGAAGCCCGCCGGTGCCGTCGAGCTGCTGCACACCTTCGCGCTCATCCACGACGACATCATGGATCGCTCGGCCACGCGTCGCGGGTTGCCGGCAGTCCACACCGCCCTGCGCGACCACCACATCGAGGCCGGCCTCTCCGGCGACCCCGAGTGGTTCGGCGTCGGCGGCGGGATCCTCGCCGGTGACATGGTCTTCGTCTGGGCCGACATGCTGTTCGAGGCGGCTCGTCTGGAGCACCGTGCGATGGCCAGGGCTCGACGCGTGTTCGGGCAGCTCCGCGCGGAGGTGATGGCCGGCCAGTACCTGGACCTGCGGCTCTCCGGCCTTCCCGCGGCATCAGAGGCCGACTCGCTGCGCGTGTCCCTGCTGAAGTCCGGCCGGTACACGGTCACCCGCCCGCTGCAGATGGGGGCGGCGCTCGGCGGAACCGATCCGGACCTCGACCGCACGCTGTCGACGTTCGGTGACGCCGTCGGGGTGGCCTTCCAGCTGCGTGACGACGTCCTCGGGCTGCTCGGCGATCCCGACACCACCGGCAAGGGATCGCTGGAGGACATCCGCGAGGGCAAGCGCACCATGCTGATCCTCCACGCCCGTGACCAGGCCACCCCTGCCCAGCGCGAGGTCCTCGATCGGGTCGTCGGCAACCCCGACGCCACGCGGGACGATGCCGATGCCGTCCGCCAGATCGTCGTGGACACCGGTGCCGCCGATCACGTCGAGGCCCACCTGACCGGTCTCCGGGCCGACGCCGACCGCGCGGTGGAGCACCTTTCCGACCCCTCCAGATCCGCCCTGCTCGAGCTCGCATCCGTGGCCGTCGACCGGAGCGCCTGA
- a CDS encoding RNA polymerase sigma factor has product MSTTNSSPPSSPPHRLLAAARAGDDDAFAAIVRQHGPPVMTTCLRWVKDHHTAEDLTQDVFVRLLRSDIAPLDDRELRRWLLQVARNVAIDHHRHSEVVRRSEDAAVDLVIPESAPQRTVEMRVLIAQVLHELSDRDAELVVEHYMEDLSLREMAERRGTTRDTIKVQLHRARARARTIARDRRIDGLPWLPAPFARMTSAVKGMGAQVGLKAAAAVLAPLLVLGGLNLTPDRWPGETRDDDPAVLDAVTEVSVPTATGDTVAAPAGAAAGTSADTQAAEDDAGGRDGGGAPSVDSDPPPALPQDVIPNGRVTVPTTDRTVVESSNYSDREAGTRQLMLLPGVTHEDGVTGLTENPDDTPEERAAFRDICELGGRAEPVLECQEN; this is encoded by the coding sequence ATGTCCACCACGAATTCCTCTCCGCCGTCCTCGCCGCCGCACCGCCTGCTGGCGGCTGCCCGCGCGGGCGATGACGACGCCTTCGCGGCCATCGTCCGTCAGCACGGCCCTCCGGTGATGACCACGTGCCTGCGGTGGGTCAAGGACCACCACACGGCCGAGGACCTGACCCAGGACGTGTTCGTGCGGTTGCTGCGCAGCGACATCGCTCCCCTGGACGATCGGGAGCTGCGCCGGTGGCTGCTGCAGGTGGCACGCAACGTCGCCATCGACCACCACCGTCACAGCGAGGTGGTGCGTCGCAGCGAGGACGCCGCCGTCGACCTCGTGATCCCGGAGTCGGCACCGCAGCGCACCGTGGAGATGCGGGTGCTGATCGCCCAGGTGCTGCACGAGCTGAGCGACCGCGACGCCGAGCTGGTGGTCGAGCACTACATGGAGGACCTGTCGCTCCGCGAGATGGCGGAGCGACGCGGCACCACCCGGGACACGATCAAGGTCCAGCTGCACCGCGCCCGTGCCCGCGCCCGGACCATCGCCCGGGACCGTCGGATCGACGGGCTCCCGTGGCTGCCCGCCCCGTTCGCACGCATGACGTCGGCCGTCAAGGGCATGGGCGCGCAGGTTGGCCTCAAGGCCGCCGCGGCGGTGCTGGCTCCCCTGCTCGTTCTCGGCGGGCTGAACCTGACACCGGACCGTTGGCCGGGAGAGACCCGCGACGACGATCCAGCGGTGCTCGATGCGGTGACGGAGGTCTCGGTGCCGACGGCCACAGGCGACACGGTGGCGGCCCCGGCCGGTGCCGCGGCGGGCACGAGTGCGGACACGCAAGCCGCAGAGGACGACGCCGGTGGCCGTGATGGCGGTGGTGCACCGAGCGTCGACTCGGACCCACCGCCGGCACTGCCCCAGGACGTGATTCCCAACGGACGGGTCACCGTGCCCACCACCGATCGGACCGTGGTGGAGTCGAGCAACTACAGCGACCGCGAGGCAGGTACTCGACAGCTCATGCTCCTACCGGGCGTGACCCACGAGGACGGGGTCACGGGGCTCACCGAGAACCCCGACGACACTCCCGAGGAACGCGCGGCGTTCCGCGACATCTGCGAGCTCGGCGGTCGTGCCGAGCCGGTCCTGGAGTGCCAGGAGAACTGA
- the gatB gene encoding Asp-tRNA(Asn)/Glu-tRNA(Gln) amidotransferase subunit GatB → MSDWEAVIGLEVHVELSTRTKMFSACPNEFGGAPNTRVTEVDLGLPGTLPVVNGTAVEHAIRMGLALDCEIAPVSQFHRKNYFYPDMPKNYQISQYDVPICGVGHLDIETSEGPVRIGVTRIHMEEDAGKNVHVGESGRVHGADYSLVDYNRAGVPLLECVSEPDIRTAEQAQAYLTELRGIVLALGISDAKLEEGSMRCDANVSIHKPGTPYGTRAEIKNMNSVRSLGRAIEYEIARQIDVVESGGTVVQETRHWDEDAGTTSTLRRKETLDDYRYFPDPDLVEMVPDPAWIEEIRASLPELPAVTRARLIDAHGLDRKSVVTMQDAGLIPLLDAAVAGGADAADATKWLVNEVAGWQNETGRSAVEALPGEEFASLLGRVADGTLGKGGARKVLTSVLAGEGTVADLAKDHEQVSDVSAIEAIVDQVIAEQADAAQKVRDGNPKAMGALVGGVMRASKGKADPALVNQLLNAKLTG, encoded by the coding sequence ATGAGCGACTGGGAAGCCGTCATCGGCCTGGAGGTCCACGTCGAGCTGTCGACACGGACCAAGATGTTCTCCGCCTGCCCCAACGAGTTCGGCGGGGCACCCAACACCCGGGTGACCGAGGTCGACCTCGGCTTGCCCGGCACCCTGCCCGTGGTCAACGGCACGGCCGTGGAGCACGCCATCAGGATGGGCCTGGCCCTGGACTGCGAGATCGCACCGGTCAGCCAGTTCCACCGGAAGAACTACTTCTATCCGGACATGCCGAAGAACTACCAGATCAGCCAGTACGACGTGCCGATCTGCGGTGTGGGCCACCTCGACATCGAGACCAGCGAGGGGCCGGTCCGCATCGGCGTCACGCGGATCCACATGGAGGAGGACGCCGGCAAGAACGTGCACGTCGGCGAGTCCGGACGGGTCCACGGCGCCGACTATTCCCTCGTGGACTACAACCGGGCCGGGGTGCCGCTGCTGGAGTGCGTGTCGGAGCCCGACATCCGCACCGCCGAGCAGGCGCAGGCCTACCTGACGGAGCTGCGCGGCATCGTCCTCGCCCTTGGCATCTCCGACGCCAAGCTGGAGGAGGGGTCGATGCGGTGTGACGCCAACGTCAGCATCCACAAGCCGGGTACTCCCTACGGCACCCGCGCGGAGATCAAGAACATGAACTCCGTGCGCTCGCTCGGTCGTGCGATCGAGTACGAGATCGCCCGCCAGATCGACGTCGTGGAGTCCGGCGGCACCGTGGTGCAGGAGACCCGCCACTGGGACGAGGACGCCGGCACGACCTCTACCCTGCGTCGCAAGGAGACGCTGGACGACTACCGGTACTTCCCCGATCCCGACCTGGTCGAGATGGTCCCCGATCCGGCGTGGATCGAGGAGATCCGTGCCAGCCTGCCCGAGCTGCCCGCCGTCACGCGGGCGCGGCTGATCGATGCCCACGGCCTGGACCGCAAGTCGGTCGTGACCATGCAGGACGCCGGCCTGATCCCGCTGCTCGACGCCGCCGTGGCCGGTGGCGCCGACGCCGCCGACGCCACCAAGTGGCTGGTCAACGAGGTCGCTGGCTGGCAGAACGAGACCGGCCGCTCGGCGGTCGAGGCGCTGCCGGGTGAGGAGTTCGCCTCGCTGCTCGGCCGGGTTGCCGACGGCACCCTCGGCAAGGGCGGGGCCCGCAAGGTCCTGACGTCGGTGCTGGCCGGCGAGGGCACCGTGGCCGACCTGGCGAAGGACCACGAGCAGGTCTCCGACGTCAGCGCGATCGAGGCCATCGTCGACCAGGTCATCGCCGAGCAGGCCGACGCCGCCCAGAAGGTGCGCGACGGCAACCCCAAGGCCATGGGGGCCCTCGTCGGCGGCGTCATGCGCGCCAGCAAGGGCAAGGCCGACCCGGCCCTGGTCAACCAGCTGCTGAACGCCAAGCTGACGGGCTGA